Proteins encoded in a region of the Rutidosis leptorrhynchoides isolate AG116_Rl617_1_P2 chromosome 9, CSIRO_AGI_Rlap_v1, whole genome shotgun sequence genome:
- the LOC139869345 gene encoding metal tolerance protein 11-like, whose protein sequence is MVESMSNGEDHGGSEGEFLLTEIKLGGGGGTGGCDVSWRLNFDGYQLSSEQKEKPPRGLHDCLGVLVPEDNVAEYYQQQVEMLEGFTEMDVLAERGFVPRLSEDEKASLAKRETLAIRISNVANMVLFAAKVYASVKSGSLAIIASTLDSLLDLLSGFILWFTAFSMQTPNPYQYPIGKRRMQPLGILVFASVMATLGLQIILESVRTLASTEKDFNLTREQEQWVVGIMLSVTLVKFVLCIYCRSFTNEIVKAYAQDHFFDVITNLIGLIAVLLANYISDWMDPVGAIILALYTIRTWSMTVLENVNSLVGKSAAPEYLQKLTYLCWNHHKSIKHIDTVRAYTFGSHYFVEVDIVLPAEMPLQTAHDIGESLQEKLELLPDIERAFVHLDYEFSHKPEHAQTHH, encoded by the exons ATGGTCGAATCGATGAGTAATGGCGAAGATCACGGCGGTTCGGAGGGCGAGTTCCTGTTAACGGAAATAAAACTCGGCGGCGGTGGTGGTACCGGCGGTTGTGACGTGTCATGGCGGTTGAACTTTGACGGTTATCAGTTATCGTCGGAACAAAAAGAGAAACCTCCTAGAGGTCTGCATGACTGCCTGGGGGTTTTAG TTCCGGAAGACAATGTAGCAGAATATTACCAGCAGCAAGTAGAGATGTTGGAGGGATTTACTGAAATGGATGTGTTAGCAGAGCGTGGTTTTGTGCCTCGATTGTCTGAG GACGAGAAAGCAAGTTTGGCAAAACGGGAGACACTTGCCATTAGAATATCCAATGTTGCAAACATGGTTCTTTTTGCTGCAAAAGTTTATGCATCCGTTAAGAGTGGTTCATTGGCCATAATTGCGTCCACGTTAGATTCACTTCTTGATCTGTTATCAGGGTTTATCCTGTGGTTTACAGCTTTCTCCATGCAAACTCCAAACCCGTATCAATATCCAATCGGAAAGAGACGAATGCAGCCTTTG GGGATTCTTGTTTTTGCATCTGTCATGGCAACTCTTGGACTGCAGATAATTTTGGAATCTGTGCGCACTCTGGCATCTACT GAAAAAGATTTTAACTTAACCAGAGAGCAAGAACAATGGGTTGTGGGCATCATGCTTTCTGTGACGTTGGTCAAATTCGTGCTGTGTATTTATTGCCGCTCATTTACAAATGAGATCGTCAAAGCCTATGCCCAGGATCACTTTTTTGATGTTATCACCAATCTTATTGGTCTAATAGCTGTCCTACTTGCTAATTATATTAGTGACTGGATGGACCCTGTTGGCGCTATAATT CTGGCACTTTACACTATACGCACGTGGTCGATGACGGTGTTGGAGAATGTAAACTCACTAGTCGGAAAATCAGCCGCACCAGAATATCTACAGAAACTGACTTACCTTTGCTGgaaccaccacaaatcgatcaaACATATCGATACTGTACGAGCATACACGTTTGGGTCCCACTACTTTGTTGAGGTAGACATCGTTTTACCAGCTGAAATGCCTCTGCAGACAGCTCATGATATCGGGGAATCATTACAAGAGAAACTTGAGCTTTTGCCTGATATAGAACGTGCTTTTGTTCATCTTGATTACGAGTTTTCTCACAAACCTGAACATGCACAGACACATCATTAA